The following proteins come from a genomic window of Kitasatospora sp. NBC_01246:
- a CDS encoding WXG100 family type VII secretion target, which translates to MAGGTDFEGKKHEELKAMVAGTDPGKVLSRGTQLQAAGKVLKELSQALKAHVDQISWEGPAAESFKTWAGNFHKSAALIGDYSTGAGDAMHQAGEALSTAKTAVPDVPKAEVETVNKHNSQPCPTITPLLEIKYGGVGSSADQIMKKVDSNWVTATEAAAAKKKVDQEHQEAINQMVKLGQAYEAATTKLNSLELPPLPGTPGEGGGVGSSEEVGTGGGGGTGSSHYAPNPNGGGGGGGSYSPPPGGGGGGSVTPRLPTPVPTGPGHIDPVPPRPSPTPVPLPGDPGIPGPTPDPSSPVIHRPGTGIDSVPTLPTSPTGPVAPTGPGGFPPNGPGGTHGLPVGPGGQPGGSLPFNPFGPGGGSLPPKGNSQTIPTSGRTNPFGGGGGSVPPKGTPSGLPGGGQPFGSREAQGGSGRSAAGNGMGGSGGGMHPGMGGGHGGGASGGSSRGRGLTSTTGGTVGGTKGPAAGGAFTPGGTGLRSRAGATGGAGGENGPRSGQNGMAGGPGMSGHAGKSERDRRKRADYLHEDEETWTSGTPQSNPGVIE; encoded by the coding sequence ATGGCAGGCGGAACAGACTTCGAAGGCAAGAAGCACGAAGAGCTCAAGGCCATGGTCGCCGGCACCGACCCCGGCAAGGTCCTCAGCCGGGGTACCCAGCTGCAGGCGGCCGGCAAGGTCCTGAAGGAGCTCAGCCAGGCACTCAAGGCGCATGTCGACCAGATCTCCTGGGAGGGGCCGGCCGCCGAGAGCTTCAAGACCTGGGCCGGGAACTTCCACAAGTCGGCGGCGCTGATCGGGGACTACTCCACCGGCGCGGGCGATGCCATGCACCAGGCGGGCGAGGCGCTCAGCACGGCCAAGACCGCGGTGCCCGACGTCCCCAAGGCCGAGGTCGAGACGGTCAACAAGCACAACAGCCAGCCGTGCCCCACCATCACCCCGCTGCTGGAGATCAAGTACGGCGGTGTGGGCAGTTCCGCCGACCAGATCATGAAGAAGGTCGACTCCAACTGGGTCACCGCGACCGAGGCCGCGGCGGCGAAGAAGAAGGTCGACCAGGAGCACCAGGAAGCCATCAACCAGATGGTGAAGCTGGGGCAGGCCTACGAGGCGGCGACCACGAAGCTGAACTCGCTGGAGCTGCCACCCCTGCCGGGGACTCCGGGTGAGGGAGGCGGCGTCGGCAGCAGCGAGGAGGTCGGAACCGGAGGCGGCGGCGGAACGGGCTCCAGCCACTACGCCCCCAACCCCAACGGGGGCGGCGGCGGTGGCGGGAGCTACAGCCCGCCGCCCGGGGGCGGAGGCGGCGGCTCGGTGACCCCCCGTCTGCCCACGCCGGTCCCGACCGGGCCCGGGCACATCGACCCGGTCCCGCCGCGCCCCAGCCCGACGCCGGTGCCGCTGCCGGGTGACCCGGGCATCCCGGGGCCGACGCCCGACCCGTCGTCTCCGGTGATCCACCGACCGGGGACCGGCATCGACAGCGTGCCCACCCTGCCGACCTCTCCCACCGGTCCGGTGGCGCCGACCGGGCCCGGCGGTTTCCCGCCGAACGGCCCGGGAGGTACGCACGGGCTTCCGGTCGGCCCCGGCGGTCAGCCCGGCGGGTCCCTGCCGTTCAACCCCTTCGGTCCCGGTGGCGGTTCGCTCCCCCCGAAGGGGAACAGTCAGACCATTCCGACCTCGGGCCGGACGAACCCGTTCGGTGGCGGTGGCGGTTCGGTCCCCCCCAAGGGAACCCCGTCCGGGCTGCCCGGCGGCGGACAGCCCTTCGGATCCCGCGAGGCCCAGGGCGGCAGCGGCCGGTCCGCGGCCGGCAACGGCATGGGCGGTTCGGGCGGCGGCATGCACCCGGGCATGGGCGGCGGTCACGGTGGCGGAGCCTCCGGTGGCAGCTCGCGCGGTCGAGGCCTGACCTCGACCACTGGTGGCACGGTCGGCGGGACCAAGGGTCCGGCCGCGGGGGGTGCGTTCACCCCCGGAGGCACGGGCCTGCGGAGCCGGGCGGGTGCCACGGGCGGTGCGGGCGGGGAGAACGGGCCGCGCTCGGGCCAGAACGGCATGGCGGGCGGTCCCGGCATGTCGGGTCACGCGGGCAAGAGCGAGCGCGACCGCCGCAAGCGTGCGGACTACCTGCACGAGGACGAGGAGACCTGGACGAGCGGTACGCCGCAGAGCAATCCGGGCGTGATTGAGTAG
- the mycP gene encoding type VII secretion-associated serine protease mycosin, whose translation MKASEMWKVSNGQGVTVAVIDSGFKLDHPDLAGQLLPGKDFSGLSGGVGSYTESHGTEMAALVVGSGKGMNGNGAYGLAPGAKVLPIKIKNNDNAAGVSSSEFLNQIDQGIVFAADQGAKVISISQATSAGRLSSDDIAGLKTAVEHARAKGSLVVAGVGNSAQSGNPLQYPAALPGVLGVGAVDREGNVTAESEQGPQVDLVAPGIDIYNACTANSGYCKGHGTSDATALVSASAALVWAVHPDWTANQVLRVLINTAGKPSDGAARADNVGYGAVRPRIALTTPGDPGPADVSPIPEKAVEAPSASPSAAPSPSASASTGASAAASAPQTANSAPVAAPPAAQPPAAEASDSGSALPIVVAVVVGLVLVAGVVFLVLRRRGAATAAPAVEAPPAPVGYPQAPPQAGPGVPPGPPSYGPPAPPSDNPYAR comes from the coding sequence ATGAAGGCATCGGAGATGTGGAAGGTCAGCAACGGCCAGGGTGTCACCGTTGCCGTGATCGACAGCGGCTTCAAGCTGGACCACCCCGATCTGGCCGGGCAGTTGCTGCCCGGAAAGGACTTCAGCGGCCTTTCCGGTGGGGTCGGAAGCTACACCGAGAGCCACGGCACCGAGATGGCCGCGCTGGTCGTGGGCTCCGGCAAGGGGATGAACGGCAACGGAGCCTACGGTCTGGCTCCCGGCGCCAAGGTGCTGCCGATCAAGATCAAGAACAATGACAACGCGGCCGGCGTCAGCTCGTCGGAGTTCCTCAACCAGATCGACCAAGGCATCGTCTTCGCGGCCGACCAGGGCGCGAAGGTGATCAGCATCTCGCAGGCGACATCGGCCGGCCGGCTGTCGTCCGACGACATCGCCGGACTCAAGACAGCTGTGGAGCACGCGCGGGCCAAGGGCTCCCTGGTGGTGGCGGGCGTCGGGAACTCGGCGCAGTCGGGCAATCCGCTGCAGTACCCCGCAGCGCTTCCAGGAGTGCTCGGAGTCGGTGCCGTGGACCGCGAGGGGAACGTCACGGCGGAGTCCGAGCAGGGCCCCCAGGTGGACCTCGTCGCACCGGGGATCGACATCTACAACGCCTGTACCGCCAATTCGGGCTACTGCAAGGGGCACGGCACCTCCGACGCGACCGCGCTGGTCTCCGCGTCGGCGGCGCTGGTCTGGGCGGTGCACCCCGACTGGACCGCCAACCAGGTGCTGCGGGTGCTCATCAACACCGCGGGGAAGCCGAGTGACGGGGCCGCCCGGGCCGACAACGTCGGCTACGGCGCGGTCCGGCCCCGGATCGCGCTGACCACGCCGGGGGACCCGGGGCCGGCGGACGTGTCCCCGATCCCCGAGAAGGCCGTCGAGGCCCCCTCGGCTTCGCCGTCGGCCGCCCCGTCGCCCTCGGCGAGCGCGTCCACCGGTGCTTCGGCGGCGGCGAGCGCGCCGCAGACCGCGAACAGTGCCCCCGTGGCGGCCCCGCCGGCCGCGCAGCCGCCCGCCGCCGAGGCGTCCGACTCCGGCAGCGCGCTGCCGATCGTCGTCGCCGTGGTGGTCGGGCTGGTGCTCGTGGCGGGCGTGGTGTTCCTGGTGCTGCGCCGGCGCGGGGCGGCCACCGCCGCGCCGGCCGTCGAGGCGCCGCCCGCTCCGGTGGGGTACCCGCAGGCTCCGCCGCAGGCCGGGCCCGGGGTGCCGCCGGGGCCGCCGTCGTACGGGCCGCCGGCTCCGCCGAGCGACAATCCGTACGCCCGCTAG
- a CDS encoding MFS transporter gives MDTQEARRSAQLRRAAAAALIGTAIEFYDFFIYGTAAALVFGGVFFPGLGTVGALLAAFSVYAVAFLARPLGAVVFGHFGDRLGRRATLVVSLLLMGLSTALVGVLPGYGAWGWWAPAALVLLRVCQGVGLGGEWGGAALLIAENAPAGRRGRYGAFLQLGPTVGFALANGIFLVLQLALSERSFHGWGWRVPFLASLALVAMGLFVRLRIEETPLFRAGEARTRPPVLEVLRGHWRTVLIGCGAITVGYALFYLTTTYALAYATTGLGVPGTVVLSMLLTGVAGQAVTVWVSARRSDRWGRRRMLQGATGLAVFWSLLLFPLLETVSRPLMFLALAGSMVVLGCLLGPLAAYLPELFPTRVRYTGAALTYNLGGVVGGATTPLIATRLTDVYGTAEPVGWYLAALGLVSLCCLRLLPETSGADLALAGADGGRRRAPVLGADPAA, from the coding sequence ATGGATACGCAGGAAGCCCGCCGGTCGGCGCAGTTGCGCAGGGCCGCGGCGGCGGCGCTGATCGGTACGGCGATCGAGTTCTACGACTTCTTCATCTACGGGACGGCGGCCGCGCTGGTCTTCGGCGGGGTGTTCTTCCCGGGCCTGGGCACGGTGGGAGCGCTGCTGGCGGCGTTCTCGGTGTACGCGGTGGCGTTCCTGGCCCGGCCGCTGGGGGCGGTGGTGTTCGGGCACTTCGGGGACCGGCTGGGGCGGCGGGCCACGCTGGTGGTGTCGCTGCTGCTGATGGGCCTGTCGACGGCGCTGGTCGGTGTGCTGCCGGGGTACGGGGCGTGGGGGTGGTGGGCGCCGGCCGCGCTGGTGCTGCTGCGGGTCTGCCAGGGCGTCGGGCTCGGCGGGGAGTGGGGCGGGGCCGCGTTGCTGATCGCGGAGAACGCGCCGGCCGGGCGGCGCGGGCGGTACGGGGCGTTCCTGCAACTGGGGCCGACCGTCGGCTTCGCGCTGGCCAACGGCATCTTCCTGGTGCTCCAACTGGCGCTGAGCGAGCGGTCGTTCCACGGCTGGGGCTGGCGGGTGCCGTTCCTGGCGTCGCTGGCGCTGGTGGCGATGGGGCTGTTCGTGCGGCTGCGGATCGAGGAGACGCCGCTGTTCCGGGCCGGTGAGGCGCGGACGCGGCCGCCGGTGCTGGAGGTCCTGCGCGGGCACTGGCGGACGGTGCTGATCGGCTGCGGGGCGATCACCGTCGGGTACGCGCTGTTCTACCTGACCACCACGTACGCCCTGGCGTACGCGACGACCGGGCTCGGGGTGCCCGGCACGGTGGTGCTGTCGATGCTGTTGACGGGCGTCGCGGGTCAGGCCGTGACGGTCTGGGTGAGTGCCCGGCGCAGTGACCGGTGGGGGCGCCGGCGGATGCTGCAGGGGGCGACGGGGCTCGCGGTGTTCTGGTCGCTGCTGCTGTTCCCGCTGCTGGAGACGGTGAGCCGGCCGCTGATGTTCCTGGCCCTGGCCGGGTCGATGGTGGTGCTGGGGTGCCTGCTCGGGCCGCTGGCGGCGTACCTGCCGGAGCTGTTCCCGACCCGGGTGCGGTACACCGGCGCCGCGCTGACGTACAACCTGGGCGGGGTGGTGGGCGGTGCGACGACGCCGCTGATCGCGACCAGGCTGACCGACGTCTACGGGACGGCGGAGCCGGTCGGCTGGTACCTGGCGGCGCTGGGGCTGGTGTCGCTCTGCTGCCTGCGGCTGCTGCCGGAGACCAGCGGTGCGGACCTCGCGCTGGCCGGGGCCGACGGCGGACGCCGCCGGGCGCCCGTCCTGGGGGCGGACCCGGCGGCGTAG
- a CDS encoding FUSC family protein — translation MPSRSSGPVRRSTSWWARAARPARPPLPLAPTVRAAVGMAVPLALGLLTHHLDLGVFAGLGAMHATMNDRVEPTRLRAPRIASAVSASALGMLIGTALQEFHPRGLLSTALAIGAALTATAFVSGALSATGPRGSAAGMLLLVSAALGSGMPLARPWWAAAPMMLAGAAFVVLLGLPGRSHRRPRADPRTRALAAAYDALGATLADLGTPRGAASRQVLTARLNQLQDLLPPPRPGVPEAPRAVRLRRMYEAALAATEAASGLLWAWRPVPPEAAAVPGLLARAVERGGGEVAVPDWQPDTPSRQALDAALRAAAETVAGREAALGTAPPPPPDPWRLRVRLLSRESVRYGLRVALCIAVGSAATASLPLSKSYWVPMTIAFVLKPDLGSVFLRAVSRSVGTVLGVAVTAGVLLLTTDAWALTVIAALCVALLPYATAAHYGLNTVAITPMALILLQLGGQSGAAEFWPRVLDTALASAIVLLFGYLLWPERPRHRIEPRLVDATAALHAYLASVTGETRPAPAAATQTPATAHAPATAQAPATPVAEVWLRRTAYRALADARREVQQGLTEPPPTGRLAERWLPATAALERLSGAVAAYAAQIRYGGRVPDPGEVERVRRALDDLTAAARAHRPPTRPAARPTRPHDPARSALGRAADELETLLGDRGRPS, via the coding sequence GTGCCGTCCCGGTCGTCCGGTCCCGTACGGCGGAGCACCTCCTGGTGGGCGCGGGCCGCCCGCCCGGCCCGGCCCCCGCTGCCGCTCGCGCCGACGGTGCGCGCGGCGGTCGGCATGGCGGTGCCGCTCGCGCTCGGGCTGCTCACCCACCACCTGGACCTCGGCGTCTTCGCGGGTCTCGGCGCGATGCACGCCACCATGAACGACCGCGTCGAGCCCACCCGGCTGCGCGCCCCGCGGATCGCCTCGGCGGTGTCCGCCTCCGCGCTCGGCATGCTGATCGGCACCGCCCTGCAGGAGTTCCACCCCCGGGGGCTCCTGTCGACCGCCCTGGCCATCGGTGCGGCGCTCACCGCCACGGCGTTCGTGTCCGGGGCGCTGAGCGCCACCGGGCCGCGCGGGTCCGCGGCGGGGATGCTGCTGCTGGTCTCCGCCGCGCTGGGGAGCGGAATGCCGCTCGCCCGGCCGTGGTGGGCGGCCGCGCCGATGATGCTGGCCGGGGCCGCCTTCGTGGTCCTGCTCGGCCTGCCGGGCCGCAGCCACCGCCGCCCGCGCGCCGACCCGCGGACCCGGGCGCTCGCCGCCGCGTACGACGCGCTCGGCGCCACCCTGGCCGACCTGGGCACCCCGAGGGGCGCCGCGTCGCGCCAGGTCCTGACGGCCCGTCTGAACCAGCTCCAGGACCTCCTCCCGCCGCCTCGCCCCGGGGTGCCCGAGGCCCCCCGCGCCGTCCGGCTCCGCCGGATGTACGAGGCGGCGCTGGCGGCCACCGAGGCGGCGAGCGGACTGCTCTGGGCCTGGCGGCCCGTCCCGCCGGAGGCCGCCGCCGTCCCCGGGCTCCTCGCCCGGGCCGTGGAGCGCGGCGGCGGCGAGGTGGCGGTGCCCGACTGGCAGCCCGACACGCCGTCCCGGCAGGCGCTGGACGCGGCCCTGCGGGCGGCCGCCGAGACCGTCGCCGGGCGCGAGGCCGCCCTGGGGACGGCGCCACCGCCGCCCCCGGACCCGTGGCGGCTGCGCGTGCGGCTGCTCTCCCGGGAGTCGGTCCGGTACGGCCTGCGGGTGGCGCTCTGCATCGCGGTCGGCTCGGCCGCCACCGCCTCGTTGCCGCTCAGCAAGAGCTACTGGGTGCCGATGACGATCGCGTTCGTGCTCAAGCCGGACCTCGGCTCGGTGTTCCTGCGCGCGGTCAGCCGCTCGGTCGGCACCGTACTGGGGGTGGCGGTGACGGCAGGGGTGCTCCTGCTCACCACCGACGCGTGGGCGCTGACCGTGATCGCCGCGCTCTGCGTGGCCCTGCTGCCGTACGCGACGGCGGCGCACTACGGCCTGAACACCGTCGCCATCACCCCCATGGCGCTGATCCTGCTCCAGCTCGGCGGGCAGAGCGGCGCGGCCGAGTTCTGGCCCCGGGTCCTGGACACCGCGCTCGCGAGTGCGATCGTGCTGCTGTTCGGCTACCTGCTCTGGCCGGAACGCCCGCGCCACCGGATCGAGCCCCGTCTGGTCGACGCGACGGCCGCGCTCCACGCCTACCTCGCCTCGGTCACCGGAGAGACCCGGCCGGCCCCGGCCGCCGCCACCCAAACCCCCGCCACCGCGCACGCCCCCGCCACCGCACAAGCCCCCGCCACGCCGGTCGCCGAGGTCTGGCTCCGCCGCACCGCCTACCGCGCCCTCGCCGACGCCCGCCGGGAGGTGCAGCAGGGTCTCACCGAGCCGCCGCCCACCGGCCGGCTCGCCGAACGGTGGCTGCCCGCGACCGCCGCGCTGGAGCGCCTCAGCGGCGCCGTGGCGGCGTACGCGGCACAGATCCGGTACGGCGGCCGGGTCCCCGACCCGGGCGAGGTGGAGCGGGTCCGGCGGGCCCTGGACGACCTCACCGCGGCCGCCCGCGCGCACCGGCCGCCGACCCGGCCGGCGGCCCGTCCGACCCGGCCGCACGACCCGGCGCGCAGCGCGCTGGGCCGTGCGGCGGACGAACTCGAAACGCTCCTCGGCGACCGAGGCCGACCAAGCTGA
- a CDS encoding ABC-F family ATP-binding cassette domain-containing protein, with amino-acid sequence MAVNLATIESVTKVYGTRALLDGVSLGVSEGDRIGVVGRNGDGKTTLIRMLAKLEEPDGGRITHAGGVEMAVLTQHDSLDPKATIRHEVIAGRADHEWLGDARIRDIIEGLFGGLDLPGFAEGLDTVIGPLSGGERRRIALARLLLGSPDLIVLDEPTNHLDVEGIAWLAKHLQNRRSALVCVTHDRWFLDQVCTRMWDVQHGAVHEYEGGYSDYVFARAERTRIEATEEQKRQNLARKELAWLRRGAPARTSKPRYRIEAANALIADVPDPRDKSELMKFANARLGRTVFELEGVTVTAGPKLLLENLTWQLGPGDRIGLLGVNGAGKTSLLRAMRDAYASEGDVQPASGVIKVGKTVRLAYLSQEVAELEPETRVLQAVEQVRSRVDLGKGREMSAGQLCEQFGFGKDKQWTPVGDLSGGERRRLQLLRLLMDEPNVLFLDEPTNDLDIETLNQLEDLLDGWPGSMVVISHDRFFIERTTDVVHALLGDKKLRMLPNGVDEYLERRARMAAAAVPAAAAGVVAAASAGPSAGDVRAAKKEMQKLERQIAKLDQKEAKLHAQLAEHAADFSKVAELDTELRGVREEKEELEMNWMELAEQV; translated from the coding sequence GTGGCCGTCAACCTCGCCACCATCGAGTCCGTCACGAAGGTCTACGGCACCCGGGCCCTTCTGGACGGGGTCAGCCTCGGCGTCAGTGAAGGGGACCGGATCGGCGTCGTCGGCCGCAACGGGGACGGCAAGACCACCCTGATCCGGATGCTCGCCAAGCTGGAGGAGCCGGACGGCGGGCGGATCACCCACGCCGGCGGGGTGGAGATGGCCGTCCTCACCCAGCACGACTCGCTCGACCCGAAGGCCACCATCCGGCACGAGGTGATCGCCGGCCGGGCCGACCACGAGTGGCTCGGCGACGCGCGGATCCGCGACATCATCGAGGGCCTCTTCGGCGGCCTCGACCTGCCCGGCTTCGCCGAGGGCCTGGACACCGTGATCGGCCCGCTCTCCGGTGGCGAGCGTCGCCGGATCGCCCTCGCCAGGCTGCTGCTCGGCTCGCCGGACCTGATCGTCCTGGACGAGCCCACCAACCACCTCGACGTCGAGGGCATCGCCTGGCTCGCCAAGCACCTCCAGAACCGCCGTTCCGCGCTCGTCTGCGTCACCCACGACCGCTGGTTCCTGGACCAGGTCTGCACCCGGATGTGGGACGTCCAGCACGGCGCGGTGCACGAGTACGAGGGCGGCTACTCCGACTACGTCTTCGCCCGCGCCGAGCGCACCCGGATCGAGGCCACCGAGGAGCAGAAGCGCCAGAACCTCGCCCGCAAGGAGCTGGCCTGGCTGCGCCGCGGCGCCCCCGCCCGGACCTCCAAGCCGCGCTACCGGATCGAGGCCGCCAACGCCCTGATCGCCGACGTGCCGGACCCGCGGGACAAGAGCGAGCTGATGAAGTTCGCCAACGCGCGGCTCGGCCGCACCGTGTTCGAGCTGGAGGGCGTGACCGTCACGGCCGGCCCGAAGCTGCTCCTGGAGAACCTGACCTGGCAGCTCGGCCCCGGCGACCGGATCGGCCTGCTCGGCGTCAACGGCGCCGGCAAGACCTCCCTGCTGCGGGCGATGCGCGACGCGTACGCCTCGGAGGGCGACGTGCAGCCCGCCTCCGGTGTGATCAAGGTCGGCAAGACGGTCCGGCTGGCCTACCTCTCGCAGGAGGTCGCCGAGCTGGAGCCGGAGACCCGGGTGCTGCAGGCGGTCGAGCAGGTGCGCTCCCGGGTGGACCTCGGCAAGGGCCGGGAGATGAGCGCCGGTCAGCTCTGCGAGCAGTTCGGCTTCGGCAAGGACAAGCAGTGGACGCCGGTCGGCGACCTCTCCGGCGGCGAGCGGCGGCGGCTGCAGCTGCTCCGGCTGCTGATGGACGAGCCCAACGTGCTGTTCCTCGACGAGCCCACCAACGACCTCGACATCGAGACGCTGAACCAGCTGGAGGACCTGCTCGACGGCTGGCCCGGCTCGATGGTCGTGATCAGCCACGACCGGTTCTTCATCGAGCGCACCACGGACGTGGTGCACGCGCTGCTCGGTGACAAGAAGCTGCGGATGCTGCCCAACGGCGTCGACGAGTACCTGGAGCGGCGGGCCCGGATGGCGGCCGCCGCTGTGCCGGCGGCCGCGGCCGGCGTCGTGGCGGCGGCGTCGGCCGGCCCGTCCGCCGGGGACGTGCGGGCGGCGAAGAAGGAGATGCAGAAGCTGGAGCGGCAGATCGCCAAGCTGGACCAGAAGGAGGCCAAGCTGCACGCCCAACTGGCCGAGCACGCCGCCGACTTCTCCAAGGTCGCGGAGCTGGACACCGAGCTGCGCGGTGTTCGGGAGGAGAAGGAGGAGCTGGAGATGAACTGGATGGAGCTGGCCGAGCAGGTCTGA
- a CDS encoding flavodoxin family protein — protein sequence MTAIRPTVAIAYHSGYGHTAVIAEAVARGAAASGAEVVTVAVDTITEEQWARLDAADAIVFGSPTYMGTASGAFHVFAEASSKRWFGDAWLDKVAAGFTNSASKSGDKSGTLGFFQTLAAQHGMNWVNLGLKPGWNSSTGTEHDLNRLGFFAGAAASTPSDGGTDAVHLADIATAEHLGDRVAKHTAILLAGRAALTPVAA from the coding sequence ATGACCGCCATCCGCCCCACCGTCGCCATCGCCTACCACTCCGGCTACGGCCACACTGCCGTCATCGCCGAGGCCGTGGCCCGCGGCGCCGCCGCGAGCGGTGCCGAGGTCGTCACCGTCGCCGTCGACACCATCACCGAGGAGCAGTGGGCCCGGCTGGACGCCGCGGACGCGATCGTCTTCGGCTCGCCCACCTACATGGGCACCGCCTCCGGCGCCTTCCACGTCTTCGCCGAGGCCAGCAGCAAGCGCTGGTTCGGCGACGCCTGGCTGGACAAGGTCGCCGCCGGCTTCACCAACTCCGCCTCCAAGAGCGGCGACAAGTCCGGCACCCTCGGCTTCTTCCAGACCCTCGCCGCCCAGCACGGCATGAACTGGGTCAACCTGGGCCTCAAGCCGGGCTGGAACTCCTCGACCGGCACCGAGCACGACCTCAACCGCCTCGGCTTCTTCGCCGGCGCCGCCGCCTCCACCCCGTCCGACGGCGGCACCGACGCCGTCCACCTGGCCGACATCGCCACCGCCGAGCACCTCGGTGACCGCGTCGCCAAGCACACCGCGATCCTGCTGGCCGGCCGCGCCGCCCTGACCCCCGTCGCCGCCTGA
- a CDS encoding winged helix-turn-helix transcriptional regulator yields MTTQERSPAGPEQAQDLDVFAQLCPSRAMLADLADKWTMLILMSLGEFGPQRFSELQRAVDGVSRKMLTQSLRTLERNGLVRRTVYPETPPRVVYDLLPLGRELSALLAPVGRWTEERTAEMLAAREVFDGAHPDA; encoded by the coding sequence ATGACGACGCAGGAGCGGTCCCCGGCCGGGCCGGAGCAGGCCCAGGACCTCGATGTCTTCGCCCAGCTCTGTCCGAGCCGCGCCATGCTCGCGGACCTGGCGGACAAGTGGACGATGCTGATCCTGATGAGCCTCGGCGAGTTCGGTCCGCAGCGGTTCTCCGAGCTGCAGCGCGCGGTGGACGGGGTCAGCCGCAAGATGCTCACCCAGTCGTTGCGCACCCTGGAGCGCAACGGCCTGGTGCGGCGCACGGTGTACCCCGAGACGCCGCCGCGGGTGGTCTACGACCTGCTGCCGCTCGGCCGGGAGCTGTCCGCGCTGCTGGCGCCGGTCGGTCGCTGGACGGAGGAGCGGACCGCGGAGATGCTCGCCGCGCGCGAGGTGTTCGACGGGGCTCACCCCGACGCCTGA